The following proteins are encoded in a genomic region of Ornithodoros turicata isolate Travis chromosome 6, ASM3712646v1, whole genome shotgun sequence:
- the LOC135399162 gene encoding uncharacterized protein LOC135399162 isoform X3 — protein sequence MLTVLRSTVAAFLVQIAVVGVGSQTDAPGLRSATGVYLPESADEDTNQSKRGYGLPCTRDNDCFVSRGLACRDLRCNCSALTPVHIKDKGTCLPAKAMYEACMYNEECAKGSANLLCLDYLCYCPFPYVLKDNSQCVASPPPLLRTLLAVVPTASLVFIACFIVGAYACKKLSERHEDTGATLEEGNSDKVPTRPQWAVRSLGDRTDSTAIKLENTNLDAIHDRFLRFTRGNPYRQHAPEDKSWGSKRPPRFIRTPSTLENNSTAGAVFPITLWSSSEDISAVHRITPDTKKKQVFSTPGRRSPEDGSEKLLDPTTNIMEGDLTEDQNKNGESELNVLNERSKRKQKNPDGSEELQWQETPSGQADDSYVVEPMASFLRDSLLKRSRTQRKVQMTLECHNGKVPSPQAQKVQKIKAIPDVAEHDAQKPLTSLFERSRRNIDAGNVRFQLQLPRSLKPANPFAKDYSPAVARVSPFSWTDDVLPESESVALSFVSSMSSHEVLPKPDIQMSLLKANPFKQNDPDAVPRFSAALWSISSQEEDKSGASSGRRHRRGPTQQGKESGSDTSESVQDLRIKLISSICKPISVSPVGTSNATKPFSPTSAVNDIGSPSTSKKGKELSSSGESAQNISMHKDAIDDQPTAHTTRIGSPKTDKTSSDLPQEGAGVGSKTGFQKRGLSPPPQDIYIAMVRPGSAVMGKPSGTLKRLQRKKSAAASKTKEVCKIISPSVPKEKRSGKEDKQNHSERKGTGRRVTRSLGSREDNYMEAATKMMVAMMGNEHYRRERSHLRQSITAGLDENKPPVIVGVALDEAQYILQYDVNLQQQPDQATGRRRSATEWRHSPRPGTAESQVFVTRKTTAISNVSPCFIDSLMSREDVQVTPLPLKDIIKLQHPQVPPMVMMPLRKGNNIPRRVPLPTVNESSTSVNIIADADIITASSSAVQEVSQRDYKAEEPNTNSPMPKPRLTPLHASLSREMSTEDTSSTTAPPTDRRQVLEAVPVPFRRNVTCKEPAEQSAPDSAESVRVMQVDPQRGLEAIQGTHTPPSSTTNIGDSRDVHMSPTRKDTRKGSPLKLEMVLVAELDDVEKQASPNSSQRRRQSLGRLEDEDPSSLSGLPNTMGSCSTLETTDERVSDRMTRPIRYWSEPHRLPRSVFIARKQFSEPIRTRLDIIPEALDETLASTTTLSSAQSDYPTSSEDFTTGTESYAEDTQPTFSTPLQYAETVRSDPVQVPPVPLPRESSRHPEPRPRSTSALREKLRKIGVRVLEHPFCFQPFASKARAEPEDSIPVVNIEPPTSDINSVRTLKRVFEDRPSQRHLGRHSTRAVPRPRKTRTKERMEASKETSEANIIASQCPSTSRSSSLVGRRIRAFQDIAGRSIPRRRSNRETPATTALTGTVTTAPVQGDATGEARTWTASNSPSQEVTSALPEGWAPDVSLVSAPQLPRRQRKMGPKGSAEAMAKSEYTGGRHEVPRPLPRLLSRAATSREQPESSSSFSVQDASAVDSLFAVTSTEFERRQLNSFHSFDGVKSSCSKLSRHTSGTNSSESEWYSCTSTDSDECH from the exons ATGTTGACTGTGCTTCGGAGCACGGTGGCAGCGTTCCTTGTTCAGATCGCAGTCGTCGGCGTCGGCTCCCA AACCGATGCACCAGGACTGCGGTCGGCAACAGGGGTTTACCTTCCAGAGTCCGCTGACGAGGATACGA ACCAGTCAAAGCGAGGCTACGGTCTACCTTGTACACGAGACAACGATTGTTTCGTAAGCCGAGGTTTAGCGTGCCGCGACCTTCGTTGTAATTGCTCGGCTTTGACACCCGTTCATATCAAAGACAAGGGAACCTGCCTTCCAG CTAAGGCGATGTACGAAGCGTGCATGTACAACGAAGAATGCGCTAAAGGCAGCGCCAACCTTCTTTGCCTGGACTACCTCTGTTACTGCCCCTTCCCGTACGTTCTCAAAGACAATAGCCAATGTGTTGCGT CGCCACCTCCACTTTTGCGAACGCTCCTGGCTGTGGTACCTACAGCCTCCCTCGTATTTATCGCCTGCTTCATTGTCGGAGCGTACGCTTGCAAGAA GCTTTCTGAAAGACACGAAGACACTGGTGCTACATTAGAGGAAGGCAACAGCGACAAGGTACCAACACGGCCTCAATGGGCAGTTCGGTCTCTGGGGGACCGCACAGACAGCACTGCTATAAAACTCGAGAACACGAATCTTGACGCCATTCATGATCGATTCTTGCGGTTCACGAGGGGTAACCCCTACCGGCAGCATGCACCTGAAGACAAATCATGG GGTTCTAAGCGTCCTCCCCGCTTTATACGCACTCCATCGACGCTCGAGAATAACTCTACAGCTGGTGCGGTGTTCCCGATCACGCTCTGGAGCAGCTCTGAAGACATCAGTGCGGTGCACAGGATAACGCCGGATACAAAAAAGAAGCAAGTCTTTTCAACGCCAGGACGAAGGTCCCCTGAG GACGGCTCGGAGAAACTATTGGATCCCACAACCAACATCATGGAAGGAGATCTGACAGAGGATCAGAACAAGAACGGCGAATCTGAATTGAACGTTCTCAACGAGAGAAGCAAAAGGAAGCAGAAAAATCCCGATGGATCTGAAGAGCTCCAGTGGCAAGAGACGCCAAGTGGGCAAGCTGACGACAGCTACGTTGTTGAACCGATGGCGTCCTTTCTGAGAGACAGTCTACTGAAGAGGTCGAGAACGCAACGTAAGGTGCAGATGACGTTGGAATGTCACAACGGTAAAG TTCCCAGTCCCCAGGCGCAAAAAGTCCAGAAGATCAAAGCCATCCCAGACGTGGCTGAACACGACGCCCAGAAACCGCTGACGAGCCTCTTTGAACGTAGCCGGAGGAATATTGACGCGGGCAACGTTCGGTTCCAGTTGCAGCTTCCAAGAAGCCTCAAGCCAGCCAACCCTTTCGCGAAAGACTATTCACCGGCTGTGGCACGTGTCAGCCCTTTCAGTTGGACGGACGATGTACTTCCAGAGTCTGAGTCCGTGGCACTGTCTTTCGTATCGTCGATGTCGAGCCACGAGGTTCTGCCAAAACCAGACAttcaaatgtcgctgctcaaagcGAACCCTTTCAAGCAGAATGACCCGGATGCCGTACCAAGATTCAGCGCTGCTCTGTGGAGCATCAgttcacaagaggaagataagAGTGG GGCTAGTTCTGGGCGCAGGCATCGACGCGGTCCAACGCAACAAGGAAAAGAATCTGGCTCGGATACGTCAGAGTCAGTGCAGGATCTGAGAATAAAACTAATTAGCTCCATCTGCAAACCAATTAGTGTCTCGCCGGTTGGGACTTCAAATGCCACCAAACCTTTCAGTCCAACGAGCGCGGTTAACGACATTGGGAGTCCATCGACGTCTAAGAAAGGCAAGGAGCTGTCATCTAGCGGGGAGAGTGCGCAAAATATTTCAATGCACAAAGATGCAATAGACGACCAGCCAACTGCACACACCACGAGAATCGGTTCTCCGAAGACTGACAAAACATCGAGTGACCTACCACAGGAAGGAGCAGGCGTGGGGAGCAAGACTGGATTTCAGAAGCGAGGTCTGTCACCACCACCGCAAGACATCTACATCGCCATGGTTCGGCCGGGATCGGCAGTCATGGGCAAGCCTTCAGGAACGCTGAAGAGGCTTCAAAGGAAGAAGTCTGCGGCGGCTTCCAAGACGAAAGAGGTCTGCAAGATCATTTCACCTTCAGTACCGAAGGAAAAAAGGTCCGGGAAAGAAGACAAGCAGAACCATTCGGAGAGGAAGGGTACCGGAAGGCGCGTCACACGTAGTCTTGGCTCAAGGGAGGACAATTATATGGAAGCGGCAACGAAGATGATGGTAGCGATGATGGGAAACGAACATTACAG ACGCGAACGAAGCCACCTTCGCCAAAGCATAACGGCAGGACTGGACGAGAACAAGCCTCCAGTTATCGTCGGCGTTGCCCTGGATGAGGCTCAGTACATCCTCCAGTACGATGTCAACCTCCAACAACAGCCGGATCAGGCTACTGGCCGACGCAGGTCTGCGACGGAATGGAGGCATTCTCCACGGCCTGGTACAGCTGAGTCCCAAGTGTTTGTCACCAGGAAGACAACGGCAATTTCCAACGTGTCTCCCTGCTTCATCGACTCGCTGATGTCGAGGGAAGACGTCCAG GTTACTCCCTTACCGCTAAAAGACATCATCAAGCTGCAGCACCCTCAGGTACCTCCAATGGTGATGATGCCTCTACGAAAAGGGAACAACATTCCGAGACGTGTGCCACTACCCACTGTCAACGAAAGTAGTACCAGCGTCAATATCATTGCGGACGCCGATATCATCACCGCGTCGAGCTCAGCGGTCCAGGAGGTCTCGCAGCGGGATTATAAAGCAGAAGAGCCCAATACGAATTCGCCGATGCCCAAACCGCGCCTGACACCACTGCACGCTTCGCTGTCCAGGGAAAT GTCAACAGAAGACACATCTTCAACGACAGCTCCACCTACAGACAGGCGCCAAGTGTTGGAAGCAGTTCCTGTACCGTTCAGACGCAACGTGACATGCAAAGAGCCTGCAGAGCAATCCGCTCCTGACAGCGCTGAAAGTGTTCGCGTCATGCAGGTCGACCCCCAGCGTGGTCTTGAGGCAATCCAG GGCACACATACACCCCCGTCAAGCACGACAAACATCGGCGACAGCCGTGATGTTCATATGTCTCCTACTCGGAAAGACACCAGGAAGGGCAGCCCATTGAAACTGGAGATGGTATTGGTGGCAGAACTGGATGATGTGGAGAAGCAGGCGTCGCCCAACTCTTCTCAGCGTCGCAGACAGTCTCTAGGCCGCCTAGAGGATGAGGATCCGTCATCGCTGAG TGGGCTACCAAACACGATGGGTTCCTGCTCAACACTTGAAACCACAGATGAGCGGGTATCGGACCGGATGACGCGACCCATTCGCTATTGGTCCGAACCCCATCGACTACCTCGAAGTGTATTCATAGCACGAAAACAATTTTCGGAACCAATACGAACACGACTAGACATTATTCCTGAAGCCCTCGACGAGACCCTGGCGTCTACGACGACATTGAGCTCTGCTCAGTCTGACTATCCAACCTCATCGGAAGACTTCACGACGGGTACAGAGTCTTATGCTGAAGACACTCAACCGACTTTCAGTACTCCGCTTCAATACGCCGAAACCGTGCGGAGCGACCCGGTGCAGGTGCCTCCAGTACCGTTGCCGAGAGAAAGTAGCCGTCATCCTGAACCCAGGCCTCGTTCTACTTCGGCTCTTCGAGAAAAACTTCGAAAAATAGGGGTCAGAGTCCTCGAGCACCCGTTCTGTTTTCAGCCCTTTGCTAGTAAGGCGAGGGCTGAACCGGAAGACAGCATTCCCGTTGTCAACATTGAACCGCCAACCAGTGATATTAACAGCGTGCGAACATTGAAGAGGGTGTTTGAAGACAGGCCGTCCCAGAGACACCTGGGACGACATAGCACTCGCGCTGTTCCTAGGCCGCGCAAGACAAGGACAAAGGAGCGCATGGAAGCTTCCAAGGAGACATCGGAGGCAAATATTATAGCTAGCCAG TGTCCAAGCACATCCCGTTCCTCTTCATTGGTGGGCCGAAGGATCCGCGCATTCCAGGACATTGCTGGCAGAAGCATCCCTAGGAGGCGTTCGAACAGGGAAACCCCAGCAACCACTGCGCTAACAGGAACAGTAACCACTGCGCCTGTCCAAGGCGATGCGACCGGAGAGGCAAGGACGTGGACTGCCAGTAATTCTCCGTCGCAAGAAGTGACGAGTGCGCTTCCTGAAGGTTGGGCTCCGGACGTGTCCCTAGTGTCCGCTCCACAGCTGCCCAGACGACAAAGGAAGATGGGTCCGAAAGGCAGCGCTGAGGCGATGGCGAAGAGTGAGTACACAG GCGGGCGACACGAGGTACCCAGGCCTTTGCCCAGACTCCTGTCGCGTGCTGCAACCAGCAGGGAGCAACCGGAGTCGTCGTCCTCTTTCTCGGTACAAGATGCCAGCGCAGTAGACTCCCTCTTCGCCGTAACGTCGACGGAGTTCGAACGCCGTCAGCTCAACTCGTTCCATTCGTTTGACGGTGTAAAATCGTCCTGCTCGAAGCTGTCACGCCACACCAGCGGAACGAACTCTTCAGAATCTGAATGGTACTCGTGTACCTCCACGGATTCCGACGAGTGCCATTAG
- the LOC135399162 gene encoding uncharacterized protein LOC135399162 isoform X2, with protein sequence MLTVLRSTVAAFLVQIAVVGVGSQTDAPGLRSATGVYLPESADEDTNQSKRGYGLPCTRDNDCFVSRGLACRDLRCNCSALTPVHIKDKGTCLPAKAMYEACMYNEECAKGSANLLCLDYLCYCPFPYVLKDNSQCVASPPPLLRTLLAVVPTASLVFIACFIVGAYACKKLSERHEDTGATLEEGNSDKVPTRPQWAVRSLGDRTDSTAIKLENTNLDAIHDRFLRFTRGNPYRQHAPEDKSWGSKRPPRFIRTPSTLENNSTAGAVFPITLWSSSEDISAVHRITPDTKKKQVFSTPGRRSPEDGSEKLLDPTTNIMEGDLTEDQNKNGESELNVLNERSKRKQKNPDGSEELQWQETPSGQADDSYVVEPMASFLRDSLLKRSRTQRKVQMTLECHNGKVPSPQAQKVQKIKAIPDVAEHDAQKPLTSLFERSRRNIDAGNVRFQLQLPRSLKPANPFAKDYSPAVARVSPFSWTDDVLPESESVALSFVSSMSSHEVLPKPDIQMSLLKANPFKQNDPDAVPRFSAALWSISSQEEDKSGASSGRRHRRGPTQQGKESGSDTSESVQDLRIKLISSICKPISVSPVGTSNATKPFSPTSAVNDIGSPSTSKKGKELSSSGESAQNISMHKDAIDDQPTAHTTRIGSPKTDKTSSDLPQEGAGVGSKTGFQKRGLSPPPQDIYIAMVRPGSAVMGKPSGTLKRLQRKKSAAASKTKEVCKIISPSVPKEKRSGKEDKQNHSERKGTGRRVTRSLGSREDNYMEAATKMMVAMMGNEHYRRERSHLRQSITAGLDENKPPVIVGVALDEAQYILQYDVNLQQQPDQATGRRRSATEWRHSPRPGTAESQVFVTRKTTAISNVSPCFIDSLMSREDVQVTPLPLKDIIKLQHPQVPPMVMMPLRKGNNIPRRVPLPTVNESSTSVNIIADADIITASSSAVQEVSQRDYKAEEPNTNSPMPKPRLTPLHASLSREMSTEDTSSTTAPPTDRRQVLEAVPVPFRRNVTCKEPAEQSAPDSAESVRVMQVDPQRGLEAIQGTHTPPSSTTNIGDSRDVHMSPTRKDTRKGSPLKLEMVLVAELDDVEKQASPNSSQRRRQSLGRLEDEDPSSLSGLPNTMGSCSTLETTDERVSDRMTRPIRYWSEPHRLPRSVFIARKQFSEPIRTRLDIIPEALDETLASTTTLSSAQSDYPTSSEDFTTGTESYAEDTQPTFSTPLQYAETVRSDPVQVPPVPLPRESSRHPEPRPRSTSALREKLRKIGVRVLEHPFCFQPFASKARAEPEDSIPVVNIEPPTSDINSVRTLKRVFEDRPSQRHLGRHSTRAVPRPRKTRTKERMEASKETSEANIIASQCPSTSRSSSLVGRRIRAFQDIAGRSIPRRRSNRETPATTALTGTVTTAPVQGDATGEARTWTASNSPSQEVTSALPEGWAPDVSLVSAPQLPRRQRKMGPKGSAEAMAKRCESKTKRKVHAGGRHEVPRPLPRLLSRAATSREQPESSSSFSVQDASAVDSLFAVTSTEFERRQLNSFHSFDGVKSSCSKLSRHTSGTNSSESEWYSCTSTDSDECH encoded by the exons ATGTTGACTGTGCTTCGGAGCACGGTGGCAGCGTTCCTTGTTCAGATCGCAGTCGTCGGCGTCGGCTCCCA AACCGATGCACCAGGACTGCGGTCGGCAACAGGGGTTTACCTTCCAGAGTCCGCTGACGAGGATACGA ACCAGTCAAAGCGAGGCTACGGTCTACCTTGTACACGAGACAACGATTGTTTCGTAAGCCGAGGTTTAGCGTGCCGCGACCTTCGTTGTAATTGCTCGGCTTTGACACCCGTTCATATCAAAGACAAGGGAACCTGCCTTCCAG CTAAGGCGATGTACGAAGCGTGCATGTACAACGAAGAATGCGCTAAAGGCAGCGCCAACCTTCTTTGCCTGGACTACCTCTGTTACTGCCCCTTCCCGTACGTTCTCAAAGACAATAGCCAATGTGTTGCGT CGCCACCTCCACTTTTGCGAACGCTCCTGGCTGTGGTACCTACAGCCTCCCTCGTATTTATCGCCTGCTTCATTGTCGGAGCGTACGCTTGCAAGAA GCTTTCTGAAAGACACGAAGACACTGGTGCTACATTAGAGGAAGGCAACAGCGACAAGGTACCAACACGGCCTCAATGGGCAGTTCGGTCTCTGGGGGACCGCACAGACAGCACTGCTATAAAACTCGAGAACACGAATCTTGACGCCATTCATGATCGATTCTTGCGGTTCACGAGGGGTAACCCCTACCGGCAGCATGCACCTGAAGACAAATCATGG GGTTCTAAGCGTCCTCCCCGCTTTATACGCACTCCATCGACGCTCGAGAATAACTCTACAGCTGGTGCGGTGTTCCCGATCACGCTCTGGAGCAGCTCTGAAGACATCAGTGCGGTGCACAGGATAACGCCGGATACAAAAAAGAAGCAAGTCTTTTCAACGCCAGGACGAAGGTCCCCTGAG GACGGCTCGGAGAAACTATTGGATCCCACAACCAACATCATGGAAGGAGATCTGACAGAGGATCAGAACAAGAACGGCGAATCTGAATTGAACGTTCTCAACGAGAGAAGCAAAAGGAAGCAGAAAAATCCCGATGGATCTGAAGAGCTCCAGTGGCAAGAGACGCCAAGTGGGCAAGCTGACGACAGCTACGTTGTTGAACCGATGGCGTCCTTTCTGAGAGACAGTCTACTGAAGAGGTCGAGAACGCAACGTAAGGTGCAGATGACGTTGGAATGTCACAACGGTAAAG TTCCCAGTCCCCAGGCGCAAAAAGTCCAGAAGATCAAAGCCATCCCAGACGTGGCTGAACACGACGCCCAGAAACCGCTGACGAGCCTCTTTGAACGTAGCCGGAGGAATATTGACGCGGGCAACGTTCGGTTCCAGTTGCAGCTTCCAAGAAGCCTCAAGCCAGCCAACCCTTTCGCGAAAGACTATTCACCGGCTGTGGCACGTGTCAGCCCTTTCAGTTGGACGGACGATGTACTTCCAGAGTCTGAGTCCGTGGCACTGTCTTTCGTATCGTCGATGTCGAGCCACGAGGTTCTGCCAAAACCAGACAttcaaatgtcgctgctcaaagcGAACCCTTTCAAGCAGAATGACCCGGATGCCGTACCAAGATTCAGCGCTGCTCTGTGGAGCATCAgttcacaagaggaagataagAGTGG GGCTAGTTCTGGGCGCAGGCATCGACGCGGTCCAACGCAACAAGGAAAAGAATCTGGCTCGGATACGTCAGAGTCAGTGCAGGATCTGAGAATAAAACTAATTAGCTCCATCTGCAAACCAATTAGTGTCTCGCCGGTTGGGACTTCAAATGCCACCAAACCTTTCAGTCCAACGAGCGCGGTTAACGACATTGGGAGTCCATCGACGTCTAAGAAAGGCAAGGAGCTGTCATCTAGCGGGGAGAGTGCGCAAAATATTTCAATGCACAAAGATGCAATAGACGACCAGCCAACTGCACACACCACGAGAATCGGTTCTCCGAAGACTGACAAAACATCGAGTGACCTACCACAGGAAGGAGCAGGCGTGGGGAGCAAGACTGGATTTCAGAAGCGAGGTCTGTCACCACCACCGCAAGACATCTACATCGCCATGGTTCGGCCGGGATCGGCAGTCATGGGCAAGCCTTCAGGAACGCTGAAGAGGCTTCAAAGGAAGAAGTCTGCGGCGGCTTCCAAGACGAAAGAGGTCTGCAAGATCATTTCACCTTCAGTACCGAAGGAAAAAAGGTCCGGGAAAGAAGACAAGCAGAACCATTCGGAGAGGAAGGGTACCGGAAGGCGCGTCACACGTAGTCTTGGCTCAAGGGAGGACAATTATATGGAAGCGGCAACGAAGATGATGGTAGCGATGATGGGAAACGAACATTACAG ACGCGAACGAAGCCACCTTCGCCAAAGCATAACGGCAGGACTGGACGAGAACAAGCCTCCAGTTATCGTCGGCGTTGCCCTGGATGAGGCTCAGTACATCCTCCAGTACGATGTCAACCTCCAACAACAGCCGGATCAGGCTACTGGCCGACGCAGGTCTGCGACGGAATGGAGGCATTCTCCACGGCCTGGTACAGCTGAGTCCCAAGTGTTTGTCACCAGGAAGACAACGGCAATTTCCAACGTGTCTCCCTGCTTCATCGACTCGCTGATGTCGAGGGAAGACGTCCAG GTTACTCCCTTACCGCTAAAAGACATCATCAAGCTGCAGCACCCTCAGGTACCTCCAATGGTGATGATGCCTCTACGAAAAGGGAACAACATTCCGAGACGTGTGCCACTACCCACTGTCAACGAAAGTAGTACCAGCGTCAATATCATTGCGGACGCCGATATCATCACCGCGTCGAGCTCAGCGGTCCAGGAGGTCTCGCAGCGGGATTATAAAGCAGAAGAGCCCAATACGAATTCGCCGATGCCCAAACCGCGCCTGACACCACTGCACGCTTCGCTGTCCAGGGAAAT GTCAACAGAAGACACATCTTCAACGACAGCTCCACCTACAGACAGGCGCCAAGTGTTGGAAGCAGTTCCTGTACCGTTCAGACGCAACGTGACATGCAAAGAGCCTGCAGAGCAATCCGCTCCTGACAGCGCTGAAAGTGTTCGCGTCATGCAGGTCGACCCCCAGCGTGGTCTTGAGGCAATCCAG GGCACACATACACCCCCGTCAAGCACGACAAACATCGGCGACAGCCGTGATGTTCATATGTCTCCTACTCGGAAAGACACCAGGAAGGGCAGCCCATTGAAACTGGAGATGGTATTGGTGGCAGAACTGGATGATGTGGAGAAGCAGGCGTCGCCCAACTCTTCTCAGCGTCGCAGACAGTCTCTAGGCCGCCTAGAGGATGAGGATCCGTCATCGCTGAG TGGGCTACCAAACACGATGGGTTCCTGCTCAACACTTGAAACCACAGATGAGCGGGTATCGGACCGGATGACGCGACCCATTCGCTATTGGTCCGAACCCCATCGACTACCTCGAAGTGTATTCATAGCACGAAAACAATTTTCGGAACCAATACGAACACGACTAGACATTATTCCTGAAGCCCTCGACGAGACCCTGGCGTCTACGACGACATTGAGCTCTGCTCAGTCTGACTATCCAACCTCATCGGAAGACTTCACGACGGGTACAGAGTCTTATGCTGAAGACACTCAACCGACTTTCAGTACTCCGCTTCAATACGCCGAAACCGTGCGGAGCGACCCGGTGCAGGTGCCTCCAGTACCGTTGCCGAGAGAAAGTAGCCGTCATCCTGAACCCAGGCCTCGTTCTACTTCGGCTCTTCGAGAAAAACTTCGAAAAATAGGGGTCAGAGTCCTCGAGCACCCGTTCTGTTTTCAGCCCTTTGCTAGTAAGGCGAGGGCTGAACCGGAAGACAGCATTCCCGTTGTCAACATTGAACCGCCAACCAGTGATATTAACAGCGTGCGAACATTGAAGAGGGTGTTTGAAGACAGGCCGTCCCAGAGACACCTGGGACGACATAGCACTCGCGCTGTTCCTAGGCCGCGCAAGACAAGGACAAAGGAGCGCATGGAAGCTTCCAAGGAGACATCGGAGGCAAATATTATAGCTAGCCAG TGTCCAAGCACATCCCGTTCCTCTTCATTGGTGGGCCGAAGGATCCGCGCATTCCAGGACATTGCTGGCAGAAGCATCCCTAGGAGGCGTTCGAACAGGGAAACCCCAGCAACCACTGCGCTAACAGGAACAGTAACCACTGCGCCTGTCCAAGGCGATGCGACCGGAGAGGCAAGGACGTGGACTGCCAGTAATTCTCCGTCGCAAGAAGTGACGAGTGCGCTTCCTGAAGGTTGGGCTCCGGACGTGTCCCTAGTGTCCGCTCCACAGCTGCCCAGACGACAAAGGAAGATGGGTCCGAAAGGCAGCGCTGAGGCGATGGCGAAGA GGTGTGAAAGCAAGACAAAACGAAAGGTCCACGCAGGCGGGCGACACGAGGTACCCAGGCCTTTGCCCAGACTCCTGTCGCGTGCTGCAACCAGCAGGGAGCAACCGGAGTCGTCGTCCTCTTTCTCGGTACAAGATGCCAGCGCAGTAGACTCCCTCTTCGCCGTAACGTCGACGGAGTTCGAACGCCGTCAGCTCAACTCGTTCCATTCGTTTGACGGTGTAAAATCGTCCTGCTCGAAGCTGTCACGCCACACCAGCGGAACGAACTCTTCAGAATCTGAATGGTACTCGTGTACCTCCACGGATTCCGACGAGTGCCATTAG